A single Hyperolius riggenbachi isolate aHypRig1 chromosome 12, aHypRig1.pri, whole genome shotgun sequence DNA region contains:
- the LOC137542348 gene encoding E3 ubiquitin/ISG15 ligase TRIM25-like — translation MASADLREELNCSICLTLYTDPVTLRCGHNFCRGCIDRVLDSQEVTGGYSCPDCREEFQQRPVLCRNITLCNIAERFLTSHPDQKDTGVFCTYCLDTPVPAIQSCLHCESSLCSRHLSAHSKSPEHVLSDPTATPGSRKCSVHKRVLEFYCSQENVSTCLYCIAVGEHKGHKVESLDEASENKKKKLRNDQEKLILEKEEAEKEVQRLEERRREAQEKAAGVTERVTALFRDIQRLLQEQEKRVLSDVSRWEEQVSQSVSELIQQLEIKKDELCTKIRHMEELCSTTEPLTVLQDPHRGDICDTKGTGDGDMKIQHGGDLDEGRLSDTLHKLSDMIQSLQICIIYPSGVLLDEKTANNYVWITKDLKTASYTGENYNRPATAKRFNRYYQVMSSTSISSGRHSWEVDTSKSLGYRVGMCYSSMERNNGIENSNKSWCLERDNNYIMVHEGKRIPLSPQPSSHKLRIYLDYESGQLSFYDLCAPIRHLHTFTATFTEPLHAAICVWKGSVTITD, via the coding sequence ATGGCGTCTGCAGATCTCAGAGAGGAGCTgaactgctccatctgtctgaccCTCTACACAGATCCTGTCACCCTCAGATGTGGTCACAACTTCTGCCGAGGCTGTATTGATCGTGTGCTAGATTCACAGGAGGTGACCGGAGGGTATTCCTGCCCAGACTGCAGAGAGGAGTTCCAGCAGAGGCCTGTACTGTGCAGGAATATAACGTTATGCAACATAGCTGAGAGATTCCTAACTTCCCATCCAGATCAGAAGGACACTGGAGTCTTCTGTACTTACTGTCTTGACACTCCTGTTCCTGCTATACAATCCTGCCTGCACTGTGAGAGTTCTCTGTGCAGTAGACATCTGAGTGCTCACAGCAAGTCACCAGAGCATGTCTTATCTGACCCCACAGCAACGCCAGGAAGCAGAAAGTGCTCCGTCCACAAGAGGGTCCTGGAGTTTTACTGCAGCCAGGAAAATGTGAGTACCTGTTTGTACTGTATTGCTGTTGGAGAACACAAAGGACACAAGGTGGAGTCACTGGACGAGGCCTctgagaacaagaagaagaagctgaGAAATGATCAGGAGAAACTCATCCTAGAGAAAGAGGAAGCTGAGAAAGAAGTCCAGAGACTGGAGGAACGCAGGAGAGAAGCACAAGAGAAAGCAGCCGGAGTAACCGAGAGAGTCACTGCCCTGTTCAGAGACATCCAGAGACTGCTACAGGAACAAGAGAAGAGAGTGCTGAGTGACGTCTCCAGGTGGGAAGAGCAGGTTTCACAGTCAGTCTCTGAATTGATTCAGCAGCTGGAAATAAAGAAGGATGAGCTGTGCACAAAGATACGTCACATGGAGGAGCTGTGCAGCACCACCGaaccactgactgtcttacaggatcCGCACAGAGGGGACATCTGTGACACCAAGGGGACAGGTGATGGGGACATGAAGATTCAGCATGGGGGTGATCTAGATGAAGGTCGGCTCTCAGACACGTTACACAAATTATCTGACATGATACAAAGCTTGCAGATCTGCATAATATACCCATCAGGTGTTTTACTTGATGAGAAAACTGCTAATAATTATGTTTGGATAACAAAAGATCTGAAAACAGCATCCTACACTGGAGAAAACTACAATCGCCCAGCAACTGCGAAGAGATTTAACCGTTATTATCAGGTAATGAGCAGCACCAGTATTTCTTCAGGGCGACATTCCTGGGAGGTGGACACAAGTAAATCACTCGGTTACAGAGTAGGAATGTGTTACTCCAGTATGGAGAGGAACAATGGTATTGAGAACAGTAATAAATCCTGGTGTTTGGAAAGAGACAATAATTATATCATGGTACATGAAGGTAAAAGGATCCCACTCTCTCCCCAGCCCTCCAGCCATAAACTCAGGATATATCTGGACTATGAATCGGGCCAGTTGTCCTTTTATGATCTGTGTGcccccatcagacacctccacacattcactgccaccttcactgagcctCTCCATGCTGCCATCTGTGTTTGGAAAGGATCAGTGACAATTACTGACTAG